A single Gadus macrocephalus chromosome 22, ASM3116895v1 DNA region contains:
- the aste1b gene encoding protein asteroid homolog 1 isoform X2, producing the protein MEVLTQRGVPLVQCPAEADWEIACLAHQWNCPVLTNDSDFFIFDLPGGYLPFRFFNWTNVNGRSPHQWISTRCYTTQLLCRCFRGLNHQLLPLCAVLSGNDYGTPRCAETLFAMLDLSGLDGTKGGRWPGKPSSTRIEGLLCWLSSFPGPREALGEISRLLGESGRPGDGGGGRKQETTMGQASSRLWTAMQEYCIQTESSLAAWFSGGKIAPGAMATLTAPLPECLGLAAAGGLLSPSVWDVVVMRRVLLYPQVENSKQASCHDCSRAIRQAIYGLLLRRTAQKGADTSDPGRGGQMVVGPGGIALAQKSPGQGDRGGTGRGRRERGRGGGGGGGRVQDHGSQEQKSVAKDGVDGGQGSSGGMALAEGSTAPICVEEYNRQHLNLKRNQVELLPSSQALPLDSLVQAPLPVRRKFLLDILGVNDSALASVSPNLWLAVGATMFWFREASPSPSLPQLQALILGMVHGEVACNNQPGAIANQFSIPQLNWASERGVWGRLDRLRVRPGERRGLDIGAAHGYCQWQACLWSASCLNHLLLQPLPQAHMTWLFSGSLVHGLLKNLSAGRSTESLLGEGPLSGKLYCTLLDAVRNCSSITPESSGGGAKRNRRRRGGRGRGGGGEGETDLSNRFAFLMTEEDFE; encoded by the exons ATGGAG GTCCTCACCCAGAGGGGTGTTCCTTTGGTCCAGTGCCCGGCCGAAGCCGATTGGGAGATTGCCTGCTTGGCCCACCAATGGAACTGCCCGGTTCTGACCAATGACAGTGACTTTTTTATTTTCGACCTGCCTG GTGGCTACCTGCCTTTTCGCTTCTTCAACTGGACCAACGTCAACGGTAGATCTCCTCACCAGTGGATCTCCACGCGCTGCTACACCACCCAGCTGCTGTGCCGCTGTTTCCGAGGCCTGAACCACCAGCTGCTGCCGCTGTGTGCCGTGCTGAGTGGGAACGACTATGGCACACCCAGATGCGCCGAGACGCTCTTCGCCATGCTGGATCTGAGTGGGTTGGACGGCACGAAAGGTGGCAGGTGGCCGGGGAAGCCGTCTTCGACCCGCATCGAAGGCCTCCTCTGCTGGCTCTCTTCTTTTCCAGGCCCGAGAGAGGCCCTGGGAGAGATCAGCAGACTACTGGGGGAATCGGGGAGAcctggagacggaggagggggtaggaAGCAGGAGACCACCATGGGTCAAGCTAGCTCCCGGCTGTGGACTGCCATGCAGGAGTACTGCATTCAAACCGAGAGCTCCCTTGCCGCGTGGTTCTCTGGAGGAAAGATCGCTCCAGGTGCCATGGCGACTCTGACCGCTCCTCTGCCAGAGTGCCTGGGCTTGGCGGCGGCTGGTGGGCTCTTGTCCCCCTCGGTGTGGGATGTGGTGGTGATGCGCAGAGTCTTGCTCTATCCACAGGTGGAGAATAGCAAGCAAGCGAGCTGCCACGACTGCTCCCGAGCCATACGCCAGGCCATATATGGGCTGTTGCTTCGGAGGACGGCTCAGAAGGGAGCAGACACCTCGGACCCAGGAAGAGGCGGTCAGATGGTTGTAGGCCCGGGAGGTATTGCCCTAGCTCAGAAAAGTCCCGGCCAGGGTGATAGAGGTGGGACAGGGAGAGGTCGTAGAGAAcgtggtagaggtggaggtggaggtggaggtagggttCAGGACCACGGTTCACAGGAACAGAAGAGTGTAGCTAAAGATGGAGTGGACGGCGGGCAGGGCAGCAGTGGGGGAATGGCTCTGGCCGAGGGCTCTACTGCCCCCATCTGTGTGGAGGAGTATAACCGGCAGCATCTTAACCTTAAGAGGAACCAGGTGGAGCTACTACCATCTAGTCAGGCCTTGCCTCTTGATTCCCTTGTCcag GCTCCATTGCCAGTTCGAAGAAAATTCCTTCTGGATATCCTTGGGGTCAATGATTCTGCCTTGGCCTCTGTTTCACCAAATCTCTGGCTGGCAGTGGGAGCAACCATGTTCTGGTTTCGAGAGGCCAGTCCGTCTCCCTCACTGCCCCAGCTTCAAGCTCTGATTCTGGGCATGGTCCACGGAGAAGTGGCCTGCAACAACCAACCTGGAGCCATTGCCAACCAGTTTTCAA TCCCTCAGTTGAACTGGGCATCAGAGCGAGGCGTCTGGGGGCGTCTGGACAGGCTGCGCGTGAGGCCAGGGGAGAGGCGGGGCTTAGATATCGGAGCAGCTCATGGTTACTGCCAATGGCAGGCTTGCCTCTGGAGCGCGTCATGCCTCAATCACCTGTTGTTGCAGCCCCTTCCCCAGGCCCATATGACTTG GTTGTTCAGCGGTTCGCTGGTGCACGGCCTGCTCAAGAATCTGAGCGCAGGCCGATCTACTGAATCCCTACTGGGTGAAGGTCCCCTCTCCGGGAAGCTCTACTGTACTCTGCTGGACGCAGTGAGGAACTGCAGCTCTATAACGCCGGAATCGTCAGGTGGAGGGGCGAAGAGAAACCGGAGGCGACGTGGAGGAAGGGGCAGAGGCGGAGGAGGCGAAGGGGAGACAGACTTAAGCAACAGGTTTGCTTTCTTGATGACCGAGGAAGATTTTGAATAG
- the aste1b gene encoding protein asteroid homolog 1 isoform X1, producing the protein MGVHGLTTYVEGNKQFFQDVKLRDSVLIIDGCSLYFRLYFNHSLDQQHGGDYDAFSTLLHQFFSALAACNIQPFVVLDGGMDPSDKKFSTLRARLQSKIKEADCLSHGRHGSVLPYLTRDVFIQVLTQRGVPLVQCPAEADWEIACLAHQWNCPVLTNDSDFFIFDLPGGYLPFRFFNWTNVNGRSPHQWISTRCYTTQLLCRCFRGLNHQLLPLCAVLSGNDYGTPRCAETLFAMLDLSGLDGTKGGRWPGKPSSTRIEGLLCWLSSFPGPREALGEISRLLGESGRPGDGGGGRKQETTMGQASSRLWTAMQEYCIQTESSLAAWFSGGKIAPGAMATLTAPLPECLGLAAAGGLLSPSVWDVVVMRRVLLYPQVENSKQASCHDCSRAIRQAIYGLLLRRTAQKGADTSDPGRGGQMVVGPGGIALAQKSPGQGDRGGTGRGRRERGRGGGGGGGRVQDHGSQEQKSVAKDGVDGGQGSSGGMALAEGSTAPICVEEYNRQHLNLKRNQVELLPSSQALPLDSLVQAPLPVRRKFLLDILGVNDSALASVSPNLWLAVGATMFWFREASPSPSLPQLQALILGMVHGEVACNNQPGAIANQFSIPQLNWASERGVWGRLDRLRVRPGERRGLDIGAAHGYCQWQACLWSASCLNHLLLQPLPQAHMTWLFSGSLVHGLLKNLSAGRSTESLLGEGPLSGKLYCTLLDAVRNCSSITPESSGGGAKRNRRRRGGRGRGGGGEGETDLSNRFAFLMTEEDFE; encoded by the exons ATGGGCGTGCATGGCCTAACCACCTACGTGGAGGGGAACAAGCAGTTCTTCCAGGACGTAAAGTTGAGAGACAGCGTCTTGATCATCGATGGCTGCAGTCTGTATTTTCGCCTTTACTTTAACCATAGCTTGGACCAGCAGCACGGGGGCGACTATGATGCCTTCTCCACTCTGCTTCACCAGTTCTTCTCAGCCTTAGCGGCTTGCAACATCCAACCCTTTGTGGTGTTGGATGGAG GTATGGATCCTAGTGACAAAAAATTCTCTACACTGCGAGCGCGTCTGCAGTCCAAGATCAAGGAGGCAGACTGTCTCTCCCACGGTCGCCACGGATCCGTTCTCCCCTACTTGACTAGGGATGTCTTCATTCAGGTCCTCACCCAGAGGGGTGTTCCTTTGGTCCAGTGCCCGGCCGAAGCCGATTGGGAGATTGCCTGCTTGGCCCACCAATGGAACTGCCCGGTTCTGACCAATGACAGTGACTTTTTTATTTTCGACCTGCCTG GTGGCTACCTGCCTTTTCGCTTCTTCAACTGGACCAACGTCAACGGTAGATCTCCTCACCAGTGGATCTCCACGCGCTGCTACACCACCCAGCTGCTGTGCCGCTGTTTCCGAGGCCTGAACCACCAGCTGCTGCCGCTGTGTGCCGTGCTGAGTGGGAACGACTATGGCACACCCAGATGCGCCGAGACGCTCTTCGCCATGCTGGATCTGAGTGGGTTGGACGGCACGAAAGGTGGCAGGTGGCCGGGGAAGCCGTCTTCGACCCGCATCGAAGGCCTCCTCTGCTGGCTCTCTTCTTTTCCAGGCCCGAGAGAGGCCCTGGGAGAGATCAGCAGACTACTGGGGGAATCGGGGAGAcctggagacggaggagggggtaggaAGCAGGAGACCACCATGGGTCAAGCTAGCTCCCGGCTGTGGACTGCCATGCAGGAGTACTGCATTCAAACCGAGAGCTCCCTTGCCGCGTGGTTCTCTGGAGGAAAGATCGCTCCAGGTGCCATGGCGACTCTGACCGCTCCTCTGCCAGAGTGCCTGGGCTTGGCGGCGGCTGGTGGGCTCTTGTCCCCCTCGGTGTGGGATGTGGTGGTGATGCGCAGAGTCTTGCTCTATCCACAGGTGGAGAATAGCAAGCAAGCGAGCTGCCACGACTGCTCCCGAGCCATACGCCAGGCCATATATGGGCTGTTGCTTCGGAGGACGGCTCAGAAGGGAGCAGACACCTCGGACCCAGGAAGAGGCGGTCAGATGGTTGTAGGCCCGGGAGGTATTGCCCTAGCTCAGAAAAGTCCCGGCCAGGGTGATAGAGGTGGGACAGGGAGAGGTCGTAGAGAAcgtggtagaggtggaggtggaggtggaggtagggttCAGGACCACGGTTCACAGGAACAGAAGAGTGTAGCTAAAGATGGAGTGGACGGCGGGCAGGGCAGCAGTGGGGGAATGGCTCTGGCCGAGGGCTCTACTGCCCCCATCTGTGTGGAGGAGTATAACCGGCAGCATCTTAACCTTAAGAGGAACCAGGTGGAGCTACTACCATCTAGTCAGGCCTTGCCTCTTGATTCCCTTGTCcag GCTCCATTGCCAGTTCGAAGAAAATTCCTTCTGGATATCCTTGGGGTCAATGATTCTGCCTTGGCCTCTGTTTCACCAAATCTCTGGCTGGCAGTGGGAGCAACCATGTTCTGGTTTCGAGAGGCCAGTCCGTCTCCCTCACTGCCCCAGCTTCAAGCTCTGATTCTGGGCATGGTCCACGGAGAAGTGGCCTGCAACAACCAACCTGGAGCCATTGCCAACCAGTTTTCAA TCCCTCAGTTGAACTGGGCATCAGAGCGAGGCGTCTGGGGGCGTCTGGACAGGCTGCGCGTGAGGCCAGGGGAGAGGCGGGGCTTAGATATCGGAGCAGCTCATGGTTACTGCCAATGGCAGGCTTGCCTCTGGAGCGCGTCATGCCTCAATCACCTGTTGTTGCAGCCCCTTCCCCAGGCCCATATGACTTG GTTGTTCAGCGGTTCGCTGGTGCACGGCCTGCTCAAGAATCTGAGCGCAGGCCGATCTACTGAATCCCTACTGGGTGAAGGTCCCCTCTCCGGGAAGCTCTACTGTACTCTGCTGGACGCAGTGAGGAACTGCAGCTCTATAACGCCGGAATCGTCAGGTGGAGGGGCGAAGAGAAACCGGAGGCGACGTGGAGGAAGGGGCAGAGGCGGAGGAGGCGAAGGGGAGACAGACTTAAGCAACAGGTTTGCTTTCTTGATGACCGAGGAAGATTTTGAATAG